Below is a genomic region from Pyrococcus kukulkanii.
TTAATGGTTGGCGTTGCAGTTCTCTCAATTCTCGTGAAGGAGGGCATGAGTAGATACACCCTAGCTGTAGGAAAGAAAATGAACAATCAAATATTGATAGCTGACGCCTATCATCATCGTAGTGACGTCCTGAGTACTATAGCCGTTCTCTTTGGATTCGGTCTTGAGAAGGTCGGAATGAGCTCTGGAGATGCCCTCGCAGGATTCGTAGTTGCCCTTTTCATAGGGAAAGTCGCAGTTGAGGTAATCTTAGAGAACGTCCACTATTTAACGGGTAGGGCCCCTTCATACGAAGTTTACAGAAGGATAGAGGATATTGCCAAGAGTGTTCCTGGGGTTCTTGGGGTTCACGATCTGAGGGCCCACTACGTTGGAAATAGGTTACATGTTGAGCTACACATAGAAGTTCCTCCAGAGATGACCCTTAAAGAGGCCCACGATATAAGTGAGGAGGTTAAGAAGAAAATAGAGGAGCTACCGGAGGTGGAGGTTGCCTTTGTTCATGTGGACATAAAAGGTGTTACTTCATGAGGTTCCACTTCTCATTCCCATATCTCTCCTCGATCAGCTTTTCTGCAAGCTCCAGCTCATAGTCCGTCAGCTCCCCAGGTTCCAATGGAAATGCCCTGAAAAAGCTGTTCTTCAGAAGCTCATAAGCTTCTTCTCTCGATAACTTTATTCCTTCTCTCTCCACGGTGGTTACCCTCTCGTAGATACTCTTCACTCCCTTATCCTTCAGCTTTTCCTTGGAAACCTTCAGTACTGAAGCTAAAACCTCAAGTCTCGTCGAGTACATGAAAGTTCCATGTTGTAAAATAACACCCTTTCTCCTAGTTTGGGCTGATCCACTAATTTTCTTTCCGTTAACGACGATATCATTAAGCCCAGAAAATTCTGCGTTCAACCCTAGATCCTTAAGGGCATCGACTAGGGGACCCGCTAAGAACCTGTAGCTCTCTTGAATGTTCTTAAGAGCAGGGTGGTAGTCCTCCCCTATAATCACAGAATAAGTTATCTCACCGTATTCGTCGTGGAAAACACTTCCTCCTCCAGTTATCCTTCTCACGACTGGAATGCCTAACTCTCTAGCTTTCTCTAGATTAACATCGTGCTTCACGCTCTGGAATCTCCCTATGGTCACGGAACTAGGCTTGAAAACGTAAAGCCTTACGGTGTCTGGAACTCTGCCTTCAATCCTTGCCCTCATTATTGCCTCATCTATAGCCATCTGAACTTCAGGCCTTGCAACGATGAGTGGAATGAACCTCATCATAAACACCACCTCAGCTTGGGAAAACCGCTTAAATACTTTCACGAGGTAGCCTTGGATAGGCGATGAAGAAATCGGTCTTGTCTGAGGAGTGATGAGAGTGGTCACCGCTGAGCCCTGAGTTAAGTTTTTAAACCTCTTTCTCAACTTCAATCCGAGCTCATGAGGCTCCCTCTACTTGGGCGGGTTTCCCGCCTGAGGGAGCCGATGTGCGAAAATTTTAAAAAGCCCGCTCAAAAGTAGGGTTAGGCAAAAGTTTGGAGGTGGTTAAAGATGCCAAAGGAGAAGCCCCACGTTAACATCGTGTTTATCGGACACGTAGACCACGGTAAGAGTACAACAATCGGTAGGCTCCTTTACGATACCGGTAACATCCCAGAAACCATCATCAAGAAGTTCGAGGAGATGGGTGAAAAGGGTAAGTCATTCAAGTTTGCTTGGGTCATGGACAGGCTTAAGGAGGAGAGAGAAAGAGGTATTACCATTGACGTCGCCCACACCAAGTTCGAGACTCCACACAGGTACATCACCATCATCGACGCTCCCGGTCACAGGGACTTCGTTAAGAACATGATCACCGGTGCCTCACAGGCTGACGCTGCAGTTCTCGTTGTTGCAGCTACCGATGGTGTCATGCCACAGACCAAGGAGCATGCCTTCCTTGCGAGGACCCTCGGTATTAAGCACATAATCGTTGCCATTAACAAGATGGACATGGTCAACTATGACCAGAAGGTCTTCGAGAAGGTCAAGGCTCAGGTTGAGAAGCTCCTCAAGATGCTCGGTTACAAGGACTTCCCAGTTATTCCGATCAGCGCTTGGGAGGGTGACAACGTCGTTAAGAAGAGCGACAAGATGCCATGGTACAACGGCCCAACCCTCATCGAGGCCCTCGACAAAATCCCAGAGCCAGAGAAGCCAATCGACAAGCCACTCAGGATACCCATCCAGGACGTCTACTCAATTAAGGGTGTCGGTACCGTTCCAGTCGGTAGGGTTGAGACCGGTAAGCTCAAGGTCGGTGACGTAGTTATCTTCGAGCCCGCAAGCACGATCTTCCACAAGCCCATCCAGGGTGAAGTTAAGTCCATCGAGATGCACCACGAGCCACTTCAGGAAGCACTCCCAGGTGACAACATTGGATTCAACGTCAGAGGTGTCAGCAAGAACGACATCAAGAGAGGTGACGTTGCTGGACACGCAAACAACCCGCCAACAGTTGTCAGAACCAAGGATACCTTCAAGGCCCAGATCATCGTCCTCAACCACCCAACAGCTATTACCGTTGGATACAGCCCAGTTCTCCACGCTCACACTGCCCAGGTTCCAGTCAGGTTCGAGCAGCTCCTTGCCAAGCTTGACCCCAGGACCGGTAACATCGTAGAGGAGAACCCACAGTTCATCAAGACCGGTGACTCAGCTATCGTCATCCTCAGGCCAATGAAGCCAGTCGTTCTTGAGCCCGTCAAGGAGATCCCACAGCTCGGTAGGTTCGCTATCAGAGACATGGGTATGACCGTTGCTGCAGGTATGGTGATCTCAATCCAGAAGGGTGAGTGATCTCTTCTCTCTTCTTTAATTCTCTTGAGGTGATTTTTATGCAAAAAGCGAGGATCAAGCTTGCAAGCACCAATGTCCGTTCTCTTGAGGAGGTTGCAAACCAGATAAGGCAGATAGCAGAGAGAACTGGAGTCAGGATGAGTGGGCCAATACCACTGCCAACTAAGAGGATAAGGATCGTAACAAGGAAGAGCCCTGACGGGGAAGGTTCAGCAACCTTTGACAGATGGGAGCTCAGGATACACAAGAGGCTCATCGACATCGAGGCTGATGAGAGGGCCATGAGGCAGATCATGAGGATTCGTGTTCCTGAGGATGTTACAATTGAGATTGAGCTCATATCATGAAGGTTTATAATCCCTCTAATTCTATTTAATATGGGTGCGTGCCGGGGTAGCCTA
It encodes:
- the rpsJ gene encoding 30S ribosomal protein S10, with the translated sequence MQKARIKLASTNVRSLEEVANQIRQIAERTGVRMSGPIPLPTKRIRIVTRKSPDGEGSATFDRWELRIHKRLIDIEADERAMRQIMRIRVPEDVTIEIELIS
- the tuf gene encoding translation elongation factor EF-1 subunit alpha — translated: MPKEKPHVNIVFIGHVDHGKSTTIGRLLYDTGNIPETIIKKFEEMGEKGKSFKFAWVMDRLKEERERGITIDVAHTKFETPHRYITIIDAPGHRDFVKNMITGASQADAAVLVVAATDGVMPQTKEHAFLARTLGIKHIIVAINKMDMVNYDQKVFEKVKAQVEKLLKMLGYKDFPVIPISAWEGDNVVKKSDKMPWYNGPTLIEALDKIPEPEKPIDKPLRIPIQDVYSIKGVGTVPVGRVETGKLKVGDVVIFEPASTIFHKPIQGEVKSIEMHHEPLQEALPGDNIGFNVRGVSKNDIKRGDVAGHANNPPTVVRTKDTFKAQIIVLNHPTAITVGYSPVLHAHTAQVPVRFEQLLAKLDPRTGNIVEENPQFIKTGDSAIVILRPMKPVVLEPVKEIPQLGRFAIRDMGMTVAAGMVISIQKGE
- a CDS encoding lipoate--protein ligase family protein; translation: MRFIPLIVARPEVQMAIDEAIMRARIEGRVPDTVRLYVFKPSSVTIGRFQSVKHDVNLEKARELGIPVVRRITGGGSVFHDEYGEITYSVIIGEDYHPALKNIQESYRFLAGPLVDALKDLGLNAEFSGLNDIVVNGKKISGSAQTRRKGVILQHGTFMYSTRLEVLASVLKVSKEKLKDKGVKSIYERVTTVEREGIKLSREEAYELLKNSFFRAFPLEPGELTDYELELAEKLIEERYGNEKWNLMK
- a CDS encoding cation diffusion facilitator family transporter, which codes for MREEYKPIVVSIVGNTVLGVVKIIIGFLYSSIALISDGIHSFSDTLTSIIGLIGVKISKKPPDSSHPFGHSRFEPLFAFFMGELLLIVAYEIAKDSLERIILGTRIKVTPLMVGVAVLSILVKEGMSRYTLAVGKKMNNQILIADAYHHRSDVLSTIAVLFGFGLEKVGMSSGDALAGFVVALFIGKVAVEVILENVHYLTGRAPSYEVYRRIEDIAKSVPGVLGVHDLRAHYVGNRLHVELHIEVPPEMTLKEAHDISEEVKKKIEELPEVEVAFVHVDIKGVTS